The stretch of DNA ACAACAATTAAGCGGTTACAAACATATTGCAGTCCATCAACGCCAGTGCCAACAGGCGCGGTTCCAATTAAGACATCAACATTCTTTTTGATGAACTGCTCTAATTGAAATTGACGTTGTTCGTTATTCTCATTGCCTGTGAATAAGCCAACAGTAAAGCCAGCATTTTGAATGGCTTGACGCAGAGGTTCAACCAGTTCAGTTACGTAATGGGTGTAAACGAGGGTTCCTTTTCGCAATGCGCCAATAATTGTGTCGATTTTGGCATTGAGTAAAACCCGTTCTTTATCGAGTAGGCTACCTTGAAATGCTTTTACCAATTGGGGAAGACATGACTCGCCAGGGATTTCAGGACGAGTTGTTTCAATATCCTGTTTATAGTTCGGTTTGTAGCGAATGCCATAAAGAATTAGCTTTTCGTGCATGGTGATCGCATTCGCAATACTACTAAATGTCTTGAGTTCGCTAAACTCCACACCCTTAATCATCTCTAGCAGTGCTTTGGCTTCGTAGAGGTTGTTAATTACAGGTGTGGCACTCATGCCAAGAACACACAAATCGGGGTTTTTCTGGCTTGCCTCACACAGTAGACCATTGACTACTTGCCGCCGTTTGCTTTCTTCTTTGGGAATGCGCTGTTTAACGTTCTGGATTTCGTCCAAAACGATGAAGTCAATTTGATGGTTATCGACCAGTTTCCGTGCCATCTTGTCTGAATTTAGCTGCTGGAAGGTTTCAAAGTTCAGAATCAGGTAAGTATGCTTTTCTGGATTAACTTGGATATCGCCACGCTCTTTGACGATAACGATACTGTCCGGATAGACGGATGCGATCGCGTCTTTCCACCCTTTGACGGTACTGTTGAAGGCGATAATAATTGTCAAACGCGCATCAATCACGCGGCTTGTGAGGATGGCGGATATGGTCTTACCTGCGCCAACACCTGACCAGTTGCCAACTCGTCGTTCTGTGAGTACGCGATAGGCGGTGAGCTTCTGCATCAGCTTGGGTGGTGCATGGAAGCTGTAGCCAGGGGGAATTGGAAGATTATTTGCTCCGTCGTACTGGCTTAAGAAGCGGCTGCGGATTTCGTTGAAGTAGGCTCCACCTGTTTCGGTACGGAGGCGATCGAGGTCAAATTTAGGGTCATTATTTAGGCAAGCTTGCCAGAGTTCGCTGACTCGGTTACAGACAAGAAATTCTAGGGTTTCCTCATCTGAGGTAATTCCTGCATCAACTAAGAGGTCAACTGCTTTGAGTGCTGCAAAGGAGCGAAGTGTAGGTAGTTGATCAGTCGTTTCTTCCTGGCTAGGAACTACATCGGAGGCTATTTCCTCATCATTGCTAAGTTCTTCGTTATCAACTGCGGCGTTTTGCTCTTCAATTCCAGCAACAAGCTTCTCAAAATCAGCTTCAGGATTAGGTGAGGAGCATAAGTTTTGAATGCTCTTGATGAGGTGAGCATTGCTGTTTCTTCTGTCGCTCAGTGAGCAATTAACCATGCCATTCTGGCGCATGATAGCGTAAAGTTCCGCAGGTTGAAGCTGTGGCAGAATAGGTTCAATGCTACGTAGGAAACTCAGAACACCATTTCGGTTCCATACGTTAAGGACGCCTAGCCAATCACCCCAACCTATCCAACCTTTGGTTTTATAAATTTGGTTTGGATTAAAAGGAATATCACTAGGTCTGGCATCACTTTTAGCCCATGCTTGCCATTTAGCTGTGCTTTTCAATCCCAAACTGCGAACGTAGTCACGAGCTTCCTCAAAAAGTCGATAAGACTGCTTTTGAGAGGCAATTGTCCCAGTTCCTAACCAATCTCCCCAGTCAACCCAACCCTTGTTTTTATAAGTCCTATCAGGATTTGCCGGAATATCATCTGGTTTGGCATTGCTCTTAACCCAGGTTCGCCATTTACTCGCACTCTTTAAGCCCAAACTACGAACGTAATCACGGGCTTGCTCAAACGGTCGATAGATTAAGTTAAAGTTAGCGATGGTTCCAGTTCCTAACCAGTCTCCCCAGTTAACCCAGCCTTGATTTTGGTAGACTTCGTTTGGATATATCGGAATTTCATTTAACTTGGCGTTGCTTTTAGCCCAGAGATGCCATTCAGAGCTGCTCTTTAATCCCAGACTGCGGACAAAATTACGAGCTACATCAAAAGGTCGATAAATTCGATTCTGATTAGTTGCAGCTCCTGTTCCTAACCAATGACCCCAATTAACCCAACCGTTGTTTCTATATATTTCATTAGGATGTGCCGGAACGTCATCCGGTTTAGCATTATTCTTGAGCCAATTTCGCCATTCAGCAACACTCTTCAATTCAAGGCTGAGGGCAAAAGTGTGGGCTTCCTCAAAAGGTCGCCAGTTAGCTCGGAGTTTTTTCTTAGCGTATCTCATTCTATGGGTATGTCCCTTGCCTAAAAACCTTCTGGCAGTGGATACATTGATTCATATTCTTCTAAATTAAGTAACCTATATTTTCCTCTATGAAGAGACTGGTATACTTCAATAGCTTTATTGGAAACAGATGAGCTTTCTGGTCGCGCAATAACGTAACCTTGATGGCAACTTATTATCATGACTATAAACATCCCAATTGAACTAGCGAGTTGACCGTTCCTGATTTCAATTCTTTGACAAACTTGGAGGCTGCTGTTAAAGTCGGCAACTTTAAGATAAAGGCGTGGTGATTTGTGCGGCTCTATTGGTGTTAACGGAAGAGCTAAATGTATTTCTGTCATGACAAGTTTGGGCGTAGTTCCAGTTATTGGTACAAATATACTGTCTAAGAATAAGGACTGCAACTTAGCTCGTGATGTCATCTCATCTGGCATATTTCAGGTGATTGACATCCGCCTCAGCTTCTCCTAAAACACTATTCAGTTATACTGACCGCTCCCACTCCTTCAATAAATAACTGGTTTGTGATACTTAGCGCGATCTCATTCTTCCAAACACAACAAGCGCGATCGCATCTCCCAGCCTCGCCTCCAATTAACAAAGCTCACCGCTAGCTATAATCGAACCATCAAAGTGTTTTTGAATCCAAATGACAATACCTCTTCCTCCACAACTTCGTAGCCTACCAAATAGCCTGCCAGTAGAAGGTGCTGTCCGAATCGAACTGGAAGAAGGAGTACCTATTTTTCGGGCTTCAAGTTTTGTGCAAACTCGAATAGAAGAGTTACTGTCCAAACAACAAGATTCCCTTCTTAGTACAGCAGAAGAACAAGAACTTGATAGCTACGAAGAAATTGATGATTATCTAAGTTTTCTTAATCGTACTGTTCGGAATCTTTTTCTAGTTCAAAATCAAGGAAATCTATAAAGTTGCCTCCTCATCGTAAGATAAGCGAAGTTGTTCGGCAGCAGGTACGTCAGCGAGCCAGGAGTTTGTGCGAGTATTGTCACGCATCAGAACAATGGCAATACGTGCAATTCACAGTAGATCATGTAATTCCAATTGCTCAAGGCGGAGCGGATACTATTGAAAACTTGGCTTTAGCTTGTTTTCATTGCAATCGAAGAAAAGCCGATAAAATAACAGCGATAGATCCTCAGTTTGATCTACAAGTTCTACTGTTTAACCCCAAACAAGATATTTGGAAGGATCATTTCATTTGGTCTGCTGATGTACTCTCAATCGTTGGTATAACACCCACTGGCAGGGCTACAGTCGTTGCATTAGGATTAAATCGCGAATGGGTTATAAATATTCGTGCCGCCGATCGAGCAATCGGGCGGCATCCACCAATAGGCGATCCAATTCAGCAAGCCGAGTAAATGATAAACGCGATCGCATTCTTCCCAACATAATGAGCGCGATCGCATTCTTCTAATTTTTTCTCTAATTCCTTGATACCTTTAGATCGCAAACCCCAAAACCACATTTAAACTAAAGCGAATCTGTTCCCAATATTCTTCCTCCAGCACACCCACTAAACCCAAAACGCGACGATGATCGACAGCACGAATTTGCCCGACATCAATAAAATGGTCTTGGTCTAATCCATTGGAGGGTGTTGCTTTGACATTTACAACGTAGGGGGCTTCCTTCTTTCCCGGTCGAAACGGCATCACAATTGTCAGAAGCCCATATTGGTTCATAATGTCATTTTGCACAATCAAGCAAGCGCGGGTTTTTTGCGCCTCAGCCCCTACGGTTGGATCGAGTGTGACCCAACGGATTTCTCCCCGCCGATAAGTTAAATTACTCGCTGGCATTCATGCCATCCCCAGCGACACTATCCCAAGCTGCAATTTCAGCTTGGTACTCTGGATCTTTAGCATCCTGTTGGAGGGCAGTGATCATTTGTGCTTCCAGAATACGGCGGCGGTGTTCTGCCAGCAGTTCGTTAATATAGGCGCTGCGGTTGCCTTTTGCCTGCAAATCTACAAATCGTAGGATGTCATCTTCTAAAGAGATTGTGACTTTTTGCATTAGTATGACTTCTGGGTATGGTAATTTTATCATACTCAAAATTCTCCCAGTTCATTTCAGGCATCGTGTGTGAAGCGAACAAATTAAATCCAGTAAATCGCACTCTTCGTGAATACAAAGCGCGAGCGCTTATGTTCGCCACTGGTTCAGCCAGCGTACTTGCCCGATCCACTCAGATGCGTGTGTCTCTGACAGCAGGCGATCTAGAGCAGCAATTAAATCCGAGAGTGTCCAACTGCTTTGAGCCGCCAGGATAATGCCGCCATGTTGGGGGTATTCGGCTAAAATCAAAAAATCGCGGATGTTAAAGGTAAAGATACACCGTCCTTGTGCCGTAGCCCCTAATAACTGAGCCTCATCGCTGGCATCTAAAGGCATCCAATCAGTTGGTGTTCGGGTGACATCGTGACCGCGAGAAATTAAGGCTTGATGTAGGGCTTTAATAGATGTATCGGCATCAAGGTGCAACAGCGGTTTAGACATTTGCCGCTTCAAGAGTTTCTTCAGATGCGATCGCCATCTCTATTTCCGCCGCGTGCGCTCCAAAGTAAGCTAGAGCCTGCTTCACCTGAGCCTCACTCAACCCATACTCAGCAGAAATTTCCTTCGGGGATAAACCCCAAAGTTTCGCAGCAACTACCACTGTCTGCACGCGCAAGCCAGTCCCGCGCAGAAAAGGCATTGGCTGACCGCTAGCGCCGCGACGGTATGTAATTTCAGGAAATGCCGGATCGTCGAGTTGCTGGCTTAGCGCCCCTACCTTCTCTGCCACAGCCCACAAAATGAATTGATTTAGCGAAACACCTTGGGAAGCTGCATATTTTTCGGCATCTTGCTTTAACTGAGTTGGTAAGTTCAAGGAGTAACGTGCCATTGATTCTTCCTCAGCGTGCCAATATTATAACACATCATATATTACGTCGTATGATATGTCATTTAATCCACAAGCGTCGTCAAGACAACTGTTTGGCTATCCTAATTTGTATCGGCACACGATCGCATCCTCGCTCCGTCACAGCCAAAGCGATCGCATTCTCCCCAGCAAAAGAAACGCCATCGCGCTTTATCGGGTCGGTTAACCATACTGGGGGATTCGCGAGTTCTATGAGCAAAGTAAGAATAAGGAGATCGAGTAGTAAGAGGTAAAAATGCAATCAACCATTGAGCGATCGGCAACCCAACTACCGCCGCTGATTCCCCGTGAGATTCTTTTCGGCAACCCAGAACGTACCAGTCCGCGACTTTCACCGGATGGTAAGTATCTGGCGTACATCGCCCCCGACGAGAAGAATGTCTTGCAGGTGTGGTTGCGGACAGTCGGACAGGAAGACGACCGCCAACTCACCGCCGATAAGAAGCGCGGTATCCGGATTTTCTTCTGGACTTATAACGCCGACCAGCTGATGTATATGCAAGACTCAGATGGCGACGAAAACTTTCACCTCTATGCAGTCAATATTCACTCCAATATTGTCCGCGACTTAACGCCATTCCAAGGGGTGAAAGCACAGCCAGTGGATCTTGACCCCAAGTTTCCCGATCAAGTGTTGGTGGGGATGAACTTGAAGGACTTACAAAAGTTTGATGTTTACCGCATTAACCTGGCAAACGGTGCGGTTGACTTATACGCCGAAAACCCAGGCAACGTAGTTAGCTGGACAGTGGACGCCCAATTCCAGGTACGTGCCGCTACCGCAGCAACTCCTGATGGGGGTTCTGACCTGTTATTCCGGGAAACAACCCAAAGCGATTGGGAAACGCTGCGTCACTGGGGACCAGATGATGAAGGCGGTGCCGTTAGCTTCTCGGAAGATGGCAAAACCCTTTATATCAGCGGCAGTCACGATGCCAACGCCAGTCGCCTGATTGCTTTCGATGTCACTACTCGCGAAGAAACAGTCATTGCCGAAGATCCGCAATACGATCTAGGCGGTATCGTCATTCACCCGATTACGCGAGTTATCCAGGCAGTTTCCTTCTACAAAGAGAAACAAGAATGGCAGGTACTTGACCAAAGTATCGCCGCAGATTTTGAAGCGATCGCCCAAATTCGTCCCGGAGAATTCGGCATTTCTTCTCGCGACCTTGCCGACAAAAATTGGCTAGTTGCTTTCCTCACCGATGATGGCCCAGTCTACTACTACGCCTATAATCGAGATTCCAAGACCAGCACCCTCCTGTTCAGCAACAAACCCGTATTAGAAGGGTTGTCGCTGGCATCCATGCAACCAATTTCCTACCAAGCCCAAGACGGCTTGACGGTTCACGGCTACCTGACAACACCTGTAGGAATCACCGCCCAAAATTTACCGACCGTGTTGTTGGTTCACGGTGGCCCTTGGGCGCGAGATACTTGGGGTTACGACCCGCAAGCGCAGTGGCTAGCGAACCGGGGTTATGCCGTCCTGCAAGTAAATTTCCGGGGTTCCACCGGCTACGGCAAAGCCTTTGTCAACGCTGGCAACCGGGAATGGGCAGGGAAGATGCACGACGATCTCATTGATGCCGTCAACTGGCTGGTGCAGCAAGGCATCTCCGACCCGCAAAAAATTGCTATCATGGGCGGTTCCTACGGTGGTTACGCAACCCTAGTCGGATTAACTTTCACGCCGGATGTGTTTGCCTGCGGTGTAGATATCGTGGGTCCCAGTAACTTGATTACGCTAATGCAAAGTATCCCACCCTACTGGGAACCGCTGAAGGCAAACTTCTACTATCGGGTTGGCAACTTGGAGACGGAAGAAGAATTTCTCAAATCGCGATCGCCCTTATTTTTCGTTGACCGGATTACCAAACCACTGCTAATCGCCCAAGGTGCTAACGATCCACGGGTGAAGCAGGCGGAAAGCGAACAAATCGTCGAGGCGATGCAAAAGGCAAATAAACCTGTAGAATATGCCCTTTACACGGACGAAGGACACGGTTTCGCCCGTCCCGAAAACCGATTGCACTTTTACGCGATCGCAGAAGAGTTTCTCTCTAAATACTTGGGTGGACGCTGTGAACCGCTAGGAGACATCCCCGGACATTCCGGCGTACTAAACCCATAGTCCCCATCCTCACCAATCAAGGTACGCAAAGAAAGTCTAAACTTTGCGTACCTCTGCGCGTACCTTTGCGTTGAAAACCGAACCTTTTGCACAGAAAAGCAGTATTCTAAAACAAACCAAATTGTTGACAATCAAACTGTTATGGACGACTTTATCAAAGACGCGATCGCCGAAGCTAAACAGGGGCTCAGCGAGGGGGGAATTCCCATTGGTTCAGTTCTAGTTAAAGATGGGCAAATTGTCGGGAGAGGACATAATAAGCGCGTCCAAGACAACGACCCTGTTACCCACGCAGAAATCGATTGCTTACGCAATTCTGGCAGAATCGGCAGCTACAAAGATACAACGCTTTATTCTACCTTGATGCCTTGTTACCTCTGTGCGGGTGCTGTTGTCCAATTTGGGATTAAAAAAGTCATCGTCGGTGAATCTGCAACTTTCTCCGGTGCCAAGGAATTCATGGAATCTCACGGCGTTGAAGTGATTGATTTAAACCTGGATGATTGCAAGCAGTTAATGAGCGATTTCATCCAGAATAATCCCCAGTTGTGGAATGAGGATATTGGCAAGTAATTTCCAAATAAATTACTTCTAAATTTAACTCTACAGGGAATTTTTTTTGTTTTACCCACTAGAAGTTATTAATTTTTTTTGATATAATAAATTTGATAAGGAAGAACTAAGCTTTAATATTTATTTGAGATAGATTTCCATTTTTTAAGTATACCTTGAAAAGGTGGAATTCTTGTTACCAAATACGCCATTTCTCATAAAAATCTAGTTATTCTATTCCCCTGTTCCACTTAGAGATAGAATCCCTCGTTCTCTGAGAAATGTGTCGAACGTCTCTCTATCGGGCAAAGAAGGCTGGGCACCGGCAATAGTTGCCGAAATCGCACCAGTGGCAGCACCCCAGACTACTGCCTCCCGCAGAGGACGCCCAGAAGCCAAAGCTGCTGCCAATCCCCCATTAAACGCATCCCCAGCCGCAACAGTATCAACTGTCTGAACGGGAAAAGCGGGGACGAAGAATGTTTCCTCCGGTGTGGCACAGAAGACACCGCGATCGCCTAGTTTCACAATTGCAGTACCGACGCCCTGTTGACGTAAAGCTGCGGCTGCTTTGGCAGCGGTTTCTTGCCCATCCACCGCAAAACCCACCAATTGCCCCGCCTCAATTTCGTTGGGGGTGATAATGTCAACCAACGGATATAAAACAGACGCAAAATCTCCCATCTCGATAGCAGGTGCGGGATCGAGAATCACCTGGACACCGGCTTGTCGGGCTGCCCTAGCCGCGGCTACAACGGCTGGCATCGGAATCTCGAATTGAAGGAGCAATGCAGCAGCACCGGGTAACAAATCGCTAAGGCGTCCGACATCCTCCTGGTTCACGCGCCCATTGGCACCGGGGACGATGATAATGTGATTTTCTCCCCTCCCACCCACAGCGATCGCTGCGACGCCAGAATGAGCCGCCTCATCCACCAAGACAGCCCCAGTCTCGACACCAGACGCTTGAAGATTGGCGAGGAGTTCGCGTCCAAAATTGTCGGCACCCAGACGCCCAACGAGCTGAGTCGGAATCCCCAGCCGCGCCACTGCTACCGCTTGATTCGCCCCTTTTCCACCCGCAGCGGTAAAAAAGTCATGACCCCGCAGCGTTTCACCAGCAACTGGCAATCGAGGCGATCGCGCCACGAGATCCATGTTAATGCTGCCGAAGATGATAACTTTGGTCATTGGTCGCTCTTGAAAGTTTTGAATTTTGAGTTTTGAATGAAAGGGATTCCTAACTCAGAACTCAACATTCACTACGCTTCGGACTCGCTTACTGCACCGTAACCGCCGGTTCTAAACCCAAAGTCGCCATTAACCGCTCAATATCGAAGTTTTCAGCCATCATCTGGCGAACGCACTCGACCTTAATCGGTTCGTGGAGCCGCACTTGACCAAAGGCACGGTCAATAATTCCTACAGTCGTCAGCGTATCCAGGTCAACCGACAAAATCGGAATCTCTAAATCTTCAGCGCGGCTGAGGATAAAATGTTGTGGCGGCAATTGTCCAGTCAAGATCAGGCACTGAGTAGAAGTTTCCAAGGCGGCTAGCTGGATATCCGTGCGATCGCCTCCCGTCACCACCGCCATGTTCGTTCCCTTACGGAAATACTTCAGCGCAGAATTTACATTCATTGCGCCAATTGTCAAGCTTTGTACCATTAAATCCAGCCGATCTGGACGGCACAGAACTTCTGCTTTCAACTGGCTGACCAGTTCCCGAACGCTGACACTCCGCAGCAACTCGCTTCTTGGCAACATTCCCAACACAGGAATCCCCTGCCGCTCTAGAAAAGGTCGTACGAGCGTCTCAGCGGCTTCCAGATTAGCTGCGGGAATATCGTTTATCAAAACACCCGTTAAGCGATCGCCCAGCCGCTTTTTGGCTGACAACAGCGCATCCACCAATAGAACCGAGTGAAAACGAGCCACCAGTAAAACAGCCGCATCAACCGCCTCAGCAACCTGTCCCAGAGACAAGTCGAATAAGCTGCCTTCTTCCAAAGTTCCTGGCCCTTCTAATAAAACCATTGGGGCACCAGGCACCCGTCGATACTGCTCCAGAGACAGACGGTAATCCGTCTGGTCTTCTCCAGAAAGGCGTCTTTGAATCGTCTCTTCATCCAGAGACAGCAGAGTCGGTCTGATTCGATTTTCTGGTAATTTCAATACCTGAGCGAGTAACCGGACATCCTCCTCCATCGCATCTGTTTGCGATTCACTTAAACAGGTGCCCAGCGGTTTCCCATAGGCGATATCCAGCCCCTTTTCTTTCAGCTGATGGGCAATCCCCAAGATCGTTGCTGACTTGCCACTGTAAGCTTCTGTTGACCCGATAAGCAAATATTTAGCCGCTTTTGGCACACCCTCACTCCTCATTTCTACAGTGTTCAACCATCTGCTCGTAGCAGCTTACGATAGAACGCGTGGGAAAAGTCGATTGTGCGAGTGCGCTTGAAATTCATAATTACATCGATTAAAAAATCGACTAACTCTGAATTTGCCATCATCACTTCGTAACTCAGTTCCGCATTTCCATCAAACTGCAACCGACAACGGGTCAAATCCAATGGGAGCCTAGACACATACCAGGTGGCAACAAAAGGAATGCTATCGCCGCCTTCTATTTTGCGATTCCCTTCTAAAGACCCTTTTTGATACAGGCTAATTGCCAAGGGCAACATATTCCGCTTATTGCCCTGGTAGTAGGGCATGTAGACACTGACATCCCCTTGGTTTGCAGGCTGAAGTTGGTCAATTGACATTGTCTTAAATCTTCCTCAATTTCCGTCTGACTGGCAGTAGGGCGTTGTCCCTAATTTTCTGCGCTCTGACAGCCGATTGGGAACACAATAGCTTAGAGTTCTAGCCTTGGACGGTGGAGCTAATGGTGATTCTACCTTAATATACAGGTTCCCGCGTCCTCCCCAGGATAAATTCATTCATTAAAGGAATTAAGGACTATGTGGGAGGGAGAAAGAGCAGGAAAGAGTAGTAGAGAAATTTTCGTTTTCCTTCCCCTTTTTTCCCTTTGTAGCGAATTTTTTTCCCCTTTTCCCCGATTCCTGAGTAAAACTTCCTATCTGTTGCCGATTAGTTTACGCTGACTGAATAAAGTTAGGGAATTATTCACGCGAGAAATCTATGCCTCCTTTAGTTGCTAATTACTACTTAACTTATCGCTGCAACGCCCGATGTCATTTTTGTAACATCTGGGCATTAGAGCCACCCCAAGAAGCTGACTTTGCCACGATTCAACACAACTTAAAGGACTTGCGCCGGTTGGGTCTGAAGTATATAGACTTTACGGGTGGCGAACCCCTGCTACGTGCAGATGTTGGTCAGATTTACGCTGAAGCCAAAAAGCAGGGATTCTGGACCAGCATGACGACGAATACAATTCTTTACCCGAAAAAAGCCAAAGAAATTCAAGGATTAGTTGACTTCTTGAATTTCTCGCTAGATGGTGCAGATGCTGAAACCCACGACCATTCGCGGGGAGTGAAAATTTTTGACACCCTGGTTGAGTCGGTTGCTCTAGCACAAGAACTCGGCGAACAACCCGTTCTCAACCACACCGTCACCGCCCAAAATTATCAGCACATTAACGAAGTCGCAGAACTCGGTCTGCGCCTAGGCGTCAGGGTATGGCTCAACCCAGCTTTCACCGCCCACGACCACTACAATTCCAACAAGAATCCCACCCCAGACATGGTGGCAGCAATTCAAGCCGCCGCCAAGAAATATAAGAATGTCGGATACAATAAGGCTGCACTGGCGTTCATTGAAGCTGGGGGGAATGATACGAAAAATCCCCGCTGTAAAGCGGTAGATGCAGTAATTGCGATTTCTCCCGACGACAAGCTACTCCTACCTTGCTATCACTTTGCCCAAACCGGCGTTCCCATTAACGGTAAGCTTTACGACCTCTATCGCCAGTCAGAGGAAGTAGAATCCTACCGCCAATCTCAGGGCAAGCTGTCCGTGTGCGAAGGATGTACGGTATGGTGTTACCTGATCCCCAGCTTCTTTATGGGTGTAGATAAGTATTGGTGGTTGAATCAAGTAACCTATGCCGGAGAATTCCTGGCCCGAAAAAGATTCTTACAACGAGCTTGAACCGCTCGATTCTCTGTTGTCTGAATGTAGAGACGCAATCAATGAAGTTTCTACAGAAGAATTTGAGAGCGACTTTTTTCAGGGACTGGCAGGACGCCGACGCAAAGCGGCGTTCGCCTTAACGGTGATTTGGGGCAGCATCATTGCCCTACATCTGTTTGTTTGGGGTTCGTGGTTAGTCCTAGGACTGACCGGACTGTTGGTGATTCAAGCGTTCCGCGTCGTATTCGCGCGACCCCGACCAGTCCCAGCGCCGTTGTCGGAAGCAACAAAAGACCAATGGCCTTCTGTTTCCCTACTGGTGGCAGCTAAAAATGAGGAAGCTGTTATTGGCAACCTGGTGAAAATGCTGTGTAATCAGGACTACCCAGTAGATCGGTATGAAGTTTGGGTGATTGACGACCACAGCACCGATCGAACCCCCCTCGTGTTAGAGCATCTGGCGAAGGAATATCGCCAGTTAAAAGTCCTGCGCCGAGGTGCGAATGGGGTTGGCGGCAAATCGGGAGCGCTGAATCAAGTGTTGTCCCTGACGCGAGGAGAAATTGTCGGGGTATTTGATGCCGACGCCCAAGTGCCACCAGATATGCTGCGTCGGGTTTGCCCAA from Coleofasciculus sp. FACHB-T130 encodes:
- the ebsA gene encoding type IV pilus biogenesis protein EbsA, with the protein product MSIDQLQPANQGDVSVYMPYYQGNKRNMLPLAISLYQKGSLEGNRKIEGGDSIPFVATWYVSRLPLDLTRCRLQFDGNAELSYEVMMANSELVDFLIDVIMNFKRTRTIDFSHAFYRKLLRADG
- a CDS encoding DRTGG domain-containing protein, with product MPKAAKYLLIGSTEAYSGKSATILGIAHQLKEKGLDIAYGKPLGTCLSESQTDAMEEDVRLLAQVLKLPENRIRPTLLSLDEETIQRRLSGEDQTDYRLSLEQYRRVPGAPMVLLEGPGTLEEGSLFDLSLGQVAEAVDAAVLLVARFHSVLLVDALLSAKKRLGDRLTGVLINDIPAANLEAAETLVRPFLERQGIPVLGMLPRSELLRSVSVRELVSQLKAEVLCRPDRLDLMVQSLTIGAMNVNSALKYFRKGTNMAVVTGGDRTDIQLAALETSTQCLILTGQLPPQHFILSRAEDLEIPILSVDLDTLTTVGIIDRAFGQVRLHEPIKVECVRQMMAENFDIERLMATLGLEPAVTVQ
- a CDS encoding radical SAM protein, with the protein product MPPLVANYYLTYRCNARCHFCNIWALEPPQEADFATIQHNLKDLRRLGLKYIDFTGGEPLLRADVGQIYAEAKKQGFWTSMTTNTILYPKKAKEIQGLVDFLNFSLDGADAETHDHSRGVKIFDTLVESVALAQELGEQPVLNHTVTAQNYQHINEVAELGLRLGVRVWLNPAFTAHDHYNSNKNPTPDMVAAIQAAAKKYKNVGYNKAALAFIEAGGNDTKNPRCKAVDAVIAISPDDKLLLPCYHFAQTGVPINGKLYDLYRQSEEVESYRQSQGKLSVCEGCTVWCYLIPSFFMGVDKYWWLNQVTYAGEFLARKRFLQRA